The Glycine soja cultivar W05 chromosome 15, ASM419377v2, whole genome shotgun sequence region ACCAATGCAGCGTGCCAGCACAAAGAAGCCATTCAGATAGCCAATCTCCACAATTTCATCAATCTCTTGTTTGCTGAACAGTCCACTGCCAACAAAAAGATCCAAGAAAAGAGATGCAATTGCACCATCCACGTttagaattaaattatttgcCTTTGAGAGGGTGTAGTCTTCAACTTGAATAGCATATTCCATGTACTTCACGCAAGGGAAATGTGTGCGTGCAAACTTTTGTAGTAGCTCTACTCTCTTATCTTTGTTGTCCTTATTCTTTACCCTTTTTCACAAAGCAAAACCAAGCCtcagatattttaatttttataacactACAGCTAGAGCTAGAGCAAGGGAAATAGTAGAATGCTTTATTGCTTAATTAAATGAACAGAAGGAATACGTTACCTGTGTCCTATTCCTGGCACACGAATTCCCTTCTTTTTCATACCTTCAACAAACTCATAAGGCGTAAGCCCCTGTGACATAACACAGTAAATAGTACACCTACATATGTTAGAAGCTTCATGAGTTATTGGTTCTTGAGATTAATTTTTAGTGACTTGAAATCcctaaaaaaatgacaatttatgatgattttaaaaatctttgagattcaattaattagaaaaattacataatgaaggactagattttttttaaaaaaaattgtttgaaaattctcaaattgttagtctttcttttttgttaacatTTTATTGATATAGAATATCTATCAATTTTGTCTGTGACAAATTTCTGTTTGATAATTTGATTGATCACTTTTGATAGGATTATCTTCTCCTTGTCTAGTAACCagtaatttaaccttttaaatatttttttaacctatTGGGATTTCACTCAATCTCTCCCCAACGTTTGTTTTAATTCTAGTTCCAACCAGCTTCACAGGAAAAGTACAAATCATATACCCTGTCATGAGCATCCTTGAAGTAGCGAGCAGCATCATCAATGGCACCCCCAAATCGAGGACCAATTGTAAGCATACCTGTTTCAGAAGCTCATTATTCATTACTAACTGTTTTAtggcattattattattagcatACAAAGTTTTGGTCACCTTATCACATTCATACTATGCCTACATCAATAATTGACAGATTAAAGGCTTGTATTTACCTGATACAATACTGGAAATTAGGTCCTTCCCGGCCCTTGCTGTCACGATAGCATTGTGAGCACCTGAGGCACAAGGACCATGGTCGGCACATAGCATGATGCACATCTAAGCAATGTAATGCATCAGAAAGATAGAATGTGGAAGATGATGTCAATAGtttgctataaaaaaaattgtttaataacTCATTTAATCTTTATACCTGCATAATCTTTACATTTTAATCCCTACATTTAAAAGCTATTGGTTTTAGTTTCTATGTATAATAcaccttttaatattttttagttcctataattttgGACGGCAAGGATTAAAACAAGTTAAAGTGTATAAGTAGAAACTAAAACAAAGTAATGTTTAAGTGTATAGTTAAAACATAAAGATTATTATATGATAAGGATTAAATGAGTAGAAGAGGGATTAATTTATaccaaaagtattttttttgaattatttcttatttttttaattcattttttttgaaatttaaagaattttatggATAAGATTAGTGACTTTTATAActattagattttaaaaaaataaaataaaataaatgataagaatAGAGAGTAAAAAGAGTTACTCTTGATATAAGTTGATTCATgagtaattaaaatgaaaaaaatgtaaaaggaaaattgaCAGCATAAAAGAAGTTTGACTATAGAGTGTtgaagtagaacattttcacaTACTCAAAGGCAAACACACTGAAAGGAAAGgaggaaaatattttatgaaagcTCTGTGTACTATTGAATAACCTACCTCAATAAATTGAGTACAGTAATGGGGAAGGCTGCGTTTAAACCATAAAAGAGAGACCACACCACCAACACCATAACCTTCTTCAATAATGGAAGACATGGATACACCAGCATAGCATTGCTCCTCACCTTCAGCAAAATATTGGAAGACAACCTTAGTTTAACAATCAAATTTGAGTGTCTAATCCAGAAAATGAAATGCAGAACCCATATCGGTGTGTATTGAGttggtaaaattgattttggttaaaattgacTCTGAAGTGATGTGTGACTTatgtttagatatttttattagaaaaacaaGTTAGTAGTAAAACTGgacataaattttttatccaacacaaattttttaaagttatttcaaCTCAAGAatcctaaaaattaatttctcaatGTGGAATCAAAATGAGAAAATTTACCTAAACGTACATTAACGTTAACTGGTATTTCAATATGATTCTGGATAATCCAATATTAAACCAATCATACACTCATTAGATTTCAACAAACCTCTCTCATCAGAAATGGTGGAAATAATATGAGTTGGAGCACGGACTTTTCCACTCTTGATTGCAGAGTTAAGGTCCTCGGGGATTGGTGGAGGAGTGGTTTCCTTGACTGGTGTGATATTCCCTTCTTCAACCTAACAAAGATAAGCTAACTATGAATTAAAGAGACTTCTTCTAAAGATAAGGAAAATTTCAATATGCATGCATACTAACCAACTTGTCAAATGCTTCCTTAATTGCAGCTTCAAAAGTTTCATATGATGTGGGAACAACAGCTCCAGCGTCCCTTAGTGCCTGATTCTTTGCTTGAGCAGACTCCAACTGACTGCCACTTTTAGCTccctaatttatataaaagagcCAATAATGGACATAAGAATGCTGTTCTTCTAAGATGAAGGCTTTAATTGAGAACTTTGTTGAAGTTAAAGGAGCTGAGATATACTTCATGATCAACCCAGGCCACAACCGGTTTTGATACTTTTCCTTGTTTTAGGGCGTCCACTAAGGAATACTCATCACGCCCACCAAGTTCTCCAAGTACTACCATCATTTTAATCTGAGGTTTAACTTAAATCCAAACTAGTCAATAACAAAATACTGATGAGGGATGCTAGcgatgattgattgaaatttattgaaaataatcaattttggtGTGTCACACCTCTCATTCAATGAGAATGTTAAAAATTggtgatttctaataaaattcaatcaatcataaaGAGGGTGTTAAAAAGAGTGTTAGAGAGAGTGTcactaacaattttttaaatactgaTATGCTGTTGTATATTGGATGCATATGTTAGGTAGCTCCacaagaagaaagcaaaaatataCCTGTGGTATGTTGTTAAACCGTAAAACATGGTCAGAAAGTGTGGAGCCTGGGAAAGCATCTCCTCCAATGTCAATGCCTACAGTGAAACAAGATATAACTCAATACTAGTCttacaaaaacaaagaaaagaagataaaatcaGCATATAAATACCTTCATAAATCCCATCAGTTACGCGGGCGATAGTGTTATATAATTCATTGGACATCCCCCCCTgtaataattcaaaaatttgtCTTCTCTCAGAATCATCTATTCATACATTATATCATCATCATGCCATAAAAATAAAGCTCAAATTCTAAATTTCTATAAAAGCAATTTCACTGATCATGTGATACTAGCTAAGAAGCAATTGCCATTATTTAGAAATAGATAGAGAAGGGGGAGGGGAACAGTGATTATTAATGTTCAGTAACCTTATCATGCAAGCAAACTACCAATTTATGCTGTGTTAATGTTTCTATTGAGCCGTGCCCTTCTCTAGTTATATTTGATACATCAGTGTTCCATCATAAATATTATCATCTCACCATCTACTCTGAAGCTACTAGGAAGATTGAGTTCAAtcttcacaaaaatatattaagacaATGTCTTTGGTTTTTTCAGAAAGGAGAAACAAAATTGCAATTAGCCATTCAGTCTGTGAAGCAGGCAAGGATTCTCAAAAGCTTTTAGAGTGGTAGGTACTAGAAGAAAAGATGTATCCTCAATGTGAAAAAGATGGCATGAACATAAGCAGAAAGTGAATAACTACATACAGATTTAGATACAAATCCAACAGATCCTGGCCTATAGAGCTTGCAGTGAATTATATTGTCAATTGTTCCAGCTGTGTCGCCAATTTTAAAAGCACCTGCTTGAATGCCTCCATCAGTGGCTGGACCAATAACAACCTAACAAATCAAGAGCactaaaataagtttttctcCATGTTATTATATAACTATTAAGCCAATTAATATCTATTTCATCTCCCACCTTATTGTTTGCCCGGGCATACGCAACCAATTGCTTAGTGTCTGACTCAGGTACTCCTTCAGCAATAATAGCAACAACTCTGATCGTTGGCTGCTTCAAGGCAGCCATGGATGCTGCTGCAGCGCTGCATGTAGATCAATTTGtacattttaaaatcataaggaTTTAGGTGgggaaagaagg contains the following coding sequences:
- the LOC114386875 gene encoding ATP-citrate synthase beta chain protein 1-like isoform X1, with amino-acid sequence MATGQLFSRTTQSLFYNYKQLYIQRMLDFDFLCGRETPSVSGIISPGSEGFQKLFFGQEEIAIPVHATIEAACAAHPTADVFINFASFRSAAAASMAALKQPTIRVVAIIAEGVPESDTKQLVAYARANNKVVIGPATDGGIQAGAFKIGDTAGTIDNIIHCKLYRPGSVGFVSKSGGMSNELYNTIARVTDGIYEGIDIGGDAFPGSTLSDHVLRFNNIPQIKMMVVLGELGGRDEYSLVDALKQGKVSKPVVAWVDHEGAKSGSQLESAQAKNQALRDAGAVVPTSYETFEAAIKEAFDKLVEEGNITPVKETTPPPIPEDLNSAIKSGKVRAPTHIISTISDERGEEQCYAGVSMSSIIEEGYGVGGVVSLLWFKRSLPHYCTQFIEMCIMLCADHGPCASGAHNAIVTARAGKDLISSIVSGMLTIGPRFGGAIDDAARYFKDAHDRGLTPYEFVEGMKKKGIRVPGIGHRVKNKDNKDKRVELLQKFARTHFPCVKYMEYAIQVEDYTLSKANNLILNVDGAIASLFLDLFVGSGLFSKQEIDEIVEIGYLNGFFVLARCIGLIGHTFDQKRLKQPLYRHPWEDVLYTK
- the LOC114386875 gene encoding ATP-citrate synthase beta chain protein 1-like isoform X2, producing MAALKQPTIRVVAIIAEGVPESDTKQLVAYARANNKVVIGPATDGGIQAGAFKIGDTAGTIDNIIHCKLYRPGSVGFVSKSGGMSNELYNTIARVTDGIYEGIDIGGDAFPGSTLSDHVLRFNNIPQIKMMVVLGELGGRDEYSLVDALKQGKVSKPVVAWVDHEGAKSGSQLESAQAKNQALRDAGAVVPTSYETFEAAIKEAFDKLVEEGNITPVKETTPPPIPEDLNSAIKSGKVRAPTHIISTISDERGEEQCYAGVSMSSIIEEGYGVGGVVSLLWFKRSLPHYCTQFIEMCIMLCADHGPCASGAHNAIVTARAGKDLISSIVSGMLTIGPRFGGAIDDAARYFKDAHDRGLTPYEFVEGMKKKGIRVPGIGHRVKNKDNKDKRVELLQKFARTHFPCVKYMEYAIQVEDYTLSKANNLILNVDGAIASLFLDLFVGSGLFSKQEIDEIVEIGYLNGFFVLARCIGLIGHTFDQKRLKQPLYRHPWEDVLYTK